The Rhodococcus triatomae genome includes a window with the following:
- a CDS encoding DUF3558 family protein produces the protein MTHSRTLAAVGRLGLLAAVSLTACGTDTDSPTATTTSAAPIPITYHPCDDLPFDALEEVGFSVANHHRTERQNPISNECSVAHWNPGYGATFAARGMTFESVLADERLVEYNRTTINGRDVSIAEFTGGSNCFATMDIEPGIFQLSVTYSPTSDRPDEDVTTPEQACSEAERILTALAPHLPDRL, from the coding sequence GTGACCCACTCGCGCACCCTCGCTGCCGTCGGCAGACTCGGCCTCCTCGCCGCCGTCTCGCTCACCGCCTGCGGCACCGATACCGACTCGCCCACCGCCACAACCACCAGCGCGGCACCGATCCCGATCACCTACCACCCCTGCGACGACCTCCCTTTCGACGCGCTCGAAGAAGTTGGTTTCTCGGTAGCGAATCACCACCGGACCGAGCGGCAGAATCCCATCTCCAACGAATGCTCCGTTGCTCATTGGAACCCCGGCTACGGAGCAACGTTCGCGGCCAGAGGAATGACCTTCGAGAGCGTTCTCGCCGACGAACGACTCGTCGAATACAACCGCACCACCATCAACGGACGCGACGTGTCCATCGCCGAATTCACCGGCGGCTCCAACTGCTTCGCCACCATGGACATCGAACCCGGAATCTTCCAACTCTCCGTCACCTACTCCCCCACCTCAGACCGCCCCGACGAAGACGTCACCACACCCGAACAAGCCTGCAGCGAAGCCGAACGCATCCTCACCGCACTCGCACCCCACCTCCCCGACCGGCTCTAA
- a CDS encoding type I restriction endonuclease subunit R, which yields MSANNRFGEDDWEQLALDELGELGWRPVSGTQIAPGQGERESWAELVIPSRLSTALARLNPALPVTVLEDVVKEVTAARSSDACAENELAHRHLTEGVRTVSYLDERGAEVTPTVRLLSMVPDDNDWLAVSQVTVIRGDHERRFDIVLYLNGLPVSIIELKRAGDRYATVADAHAQMQTYVREFPSAFRFVDFVMLSDGVTTRYGTPFTSYNHFSPWNVDEHGVPVAAPYDGDHTPLGIALRGLYFQERFLQLQRDFTAFDQSEKGLVKRIAKPHQYFAVVKAVRSTIAAVYSHGRAGVVWHTQGSGKSMEMELYANKVIRHPKLANPTIVVITDRNELDGQLYETFARSQLLPEQSKQIRKREELRRELSGRTTGGIYFTTLQKFGRSKAEREAGEGHPLLSNRRNIIVIVDEAHRSHYDNLDGYARHLADALPHATLIAFTGTPVSTADRDTRAVFGADIDVYDLTRAVEDGATVPVVFESRLVKVVFAEGVTEDDLDATADELTLGLDDTERDRIEKSVAVVNAVYGTPDRLRLLAEDIVGHWERRRRAMSPFINSEEHPFTPGKALIVGATREICANLYNAIVALRPDWHSEDLDAGRIKVVYSGGPADPAPISDHVRRDSANASIKKRLKDIDDELELVIVKDMMLTGFDSPPLHTLYLDRPLKGALLMQTLARVNRTFRNKQDGLLVAYAPIAEPLAEALREYTESDQKSKPIGRDVEGAVDAVKDLVTILDGLLYGTDWRTKIAAPSRRAFLDAVFSAVDFLRDPKNPANTVAEGEKTLAERYRTYSSQLSRVWALAGGRPELKALVLPAQFFEEVRVYMAKFDAEERQASGKAVPEDVQRALRQLMAASVEADDVVDIYQAAGMPKPSLAELNNDFVAKAQKAINPNLAIEALRALIAAESRKAVRHNVVRLRSFSDRLQDLMSKYTNSQLTSAEVIAALVEMAAEVSHESDRGLRFDPPLDEKELAFYDAVAQNPSAVEIRGEDILAQIARELVLVMRRDATTDWTVREDVKARLRSRVRRLLARYKYPPDAQPEAIKLVIEQMETLAATAHE from the coding sequence ATGAGCGCGAACAACCGGTTCGGTGAGGACGATTGGGAGCAGCTCGCTCTCGATGAGCTCGGTGAGCTGGGATGGCGGCCGGTCTCCGGTACCCAGATCGCTCCCGGGCAGGGAGAACGCGAATCCTGGGCCGAACTGGTCATTCCGTCCCGGCTGTCGACGGCCCTCGCCCGCTTGAATCCCGCCCTTCCGGTTACGGTCCTCGAGGACGTGGTCAAGGAGGTCACGGCCGCTCGGTCGAGTGACGCGTGCGCCGAGAACGAGCTCGCGCATCGCCACCTCACCGAGGGGGTGCGGACCGTCAGCTATCTGGACGAACGGGGTGCGGAAGTCACCCCGACGGTGCGGCTGCTGTCCATGGTCCCGGACGACAACGACTGGCTGGCCGTCAGCCAGGTGACGGTGATTCGCGGTGACCACGAGCGCCGGTTCGATATCGTGCTGTACCTGAACGGACTGCCGGTGAGCATCATCGAGCTGAAGCGGGCCGGCGACCGGTATGCGACTGTGGCCGACGCACACGCGCAGATGCAGACCTACGTGCGCGAGTTCCCGTCGGCGTTCCGGTTCGTCGACTTCGTGATGCTCTCCGACGGTGTCACCACCCGATACGGAACGCCCTTCACGTCGTACAACCATTTCTCGCCGTGGAATGTCGACGAGCACGGCGTGCCGGTCGCGGCACCCTACGACGGTGACCACACTCCGCTGGGTATTGCGTTGCGCGGTCTGTACTTTCAGGAGAGGTTCCTGCAGCTGCAGCGGGACTTCACTGCGTTCGACCAGAGCGAGAAGGGGCTGGTCAAACGCATCGCCAAGCCGCACCAGTACTTTGCCGTGGTCAAGGCGGTCCGTTCGACCATCGCCGCGGTGTACAGCCACGGTCGGGCAGGGGTCGTCTGGCACACCCAGGGGTCGGGCAAGTCGATGGAGATGGAGCTGTACGCCAACAAGGTGATTCGGCACCCGAAACTCGCCAACCCGACGATTGTGGTCATCACGGACCGCAACGAATTGGACGGGCAGTTGTACGAGACGTTTGCGCGATCTCAGCTGTTACCGGAACAGTCGAAGCAGATTCGCAAGCGGGAAGAGCTTCGGCGGGAACTCTCCGGCCGTACCACCGGAGGGATCTACTTCACCACACTCCAGAAGTTCGGACGCAGCAAGGCCGAGCGTGAGGCCGGCGAAGGGCACCCGCTGCTGTCGAACCGCCGGAACATCATCGTCATCGTCGACGAGGCGCATCGCAGTCACTACGACAACCTCGACGGCTACGCCCGCCACCTGGCCGACGCGCTGCCCCACGCGACCCTCATCGCCTTCACCGGCACACCGGTCTCCACCGCGGACCGTGATACCCGCGCGGTGTTCGGCGCCGACATCGACGTCTACGACCTCACCCGGGCTGTCGAGGACGGTGCGACGGTGCCCGTTGTCTTCGAAAGCCGCTTGGTCAAGGTCGTCTTCGCCGAAGGCGTGACCGAGGACGACCTGGACGCCACTGCTGACGAACTCACTCTCGGTCTCGACGACACCGAACGCGACCGGATCGAGAAGAGCGTCGCCGTCGTCAACGCCGTCTACGGCACGCCGGACCGTCTGCGGCTGCTGGCCGAGGACATTGTCGGGCACTGGGAGCGTCGGCGCCGGGCAATGAGTCCGTTCATCAACTCGGAAGAGCATCCGTTCACGCCGGGGAAGGCTTTGATCGTCGGTGCCACCCGTGAGATCTGCGCGAACCTCTACAACGCGATCGTGGCTCTGCGTCCCGACTGGCATTCGGAGGACCTCGATGCGGGACGTATCAAGGTCGTGTACTCGGGCGGACCTGCCGATCCCGCCCCGATCAGCGATCACGTCCGCCGGGATTCGGCGAATGCGTCGATCAAGAAGCGGCTCAAGGATATCGATGACGAACTCGAGCTCGTGATCGTCAAGGACATGATGCTCACCGGGTTCGACAGTCCGCCGCTGCACACGCTGTATCTGGACCGTCCGCTGAAGGGGGCGCTGCTGATGCAGACACTCGCGAGGGTCAATCGCACGTTCCGCAACAAGCAGGACGGGCTCCTGGTGGCCTACGCGCCGATCGCGGAGCCGCTCGCCGAGGCATTGCGTGAGTACACCGAATCGGACCAGAAATCGAAGCCGATCGGGCGGGACGTCGAAGGAGCGGTGGATGCGGTCAAGGACCTCGTCACGATTCTCGACGGACTGCTGTACGGCACCGACTGGCGGACCAAGATCGCGGCGCCGAGTAGGCGTGCATTCCTCGACGCAGTGTTCTCGGCGGTCGACTTCTTGCGGGATCCGAAGAATCCGGCCAACACCGTCGCTGAAGGCGAAAAAACCCTCGCCGAGAGGTACCGCACCTATTCGTCGCAGTTGTCCCGGGTCTGGGCGCTTGCAGGTGGGCGCCCGGAGTTGAAGGCGCTGGTGCTGCCCGCACAGTTCTTCGAAGAGGTGCGGGTGTACATGGCCAAGTTCGACGCGGAGGAACGGCAGGCCAGTGGCAAAGCGGTGCCGGAGGACGTGCAGCGGGCCCTGCGGCAGCTGATGGCGGCCTCGGTGGAGGCGGACGACGTCGTCGACATCTACCAGGCGGCGGGAATGCCGAAACCGTCCCTGGCGGAATTGAACAACGACTTCGTGGCCAAGGCGCAGAAGGCGATCAACCCGAACCTGGCGATCGAGGCGTTGCGGGCGCTGATCGCCGCGGAATCCCGAAAGGCTGTCCGGCACAATGTGGTGCGCCTGCGATCGTTCTCGGATCGTCTGCAGGACTTGATGAGCAAGTACACCAACAGCCAGCTGACATCGGCGGAGGTGATTGCCGCGCTGGTCGAGATGGCGGCCGAGGTCTCGCACGAATCGGACCGCGGGCTGCGATTCGATCCCCCGCTCGACGAAAAGGAGCTTGCCTTCTACGACGCGGTCGCCCAGAATCCGTCGGCGGTCGAGATCAGGGGAGAAGACATCCTCGCTCAGATCGCCAGGGAACTCGTGCTCGTCATGCGACGCGACGCCACCACCGACTGGACCGTCCGCGAAGACGTCAAGGCACGGTTGAGGTCCCGGGTTCGGCGCCTGCTGGCGCGCTACAAGTACCCGCCGGATGCTCAGCCCGAAGCGATCAAGCTCGTCATCGAGCAGATGGAGACGCTGGCGGCGACAGCACACGAATGA
- a CDS encoding SDR family NAD(P)-dependent oxidoreductase — MTIAPDTRIAVVTGASSGIGEATARTLAEQGFHVVVGARRLDRLEKLADEIGGTAIELDVTDEDSVAALGAVLPRVDVLVNNAGGAKGLATVLEADLDDWRWMWETNVLGTLRVTKALLPKLIDSGDGLIVTVTSVAAFSAYDNGSGYTSAKHAQAVLHRTLRGELLGKPVRLTEIAPGAVETEFSLVRFDGDQDRADKVYEGIDPLVADDIAEIIGFVASRPPHVNLDQIIVKPRDQADPGRFHRH; from the coding sequence ATGACCATTGCACCGGACACCCGTATCGCCGTCGTCACCGGAGCCAGCTCGGGAATCGGCGAAGCCACCGCCCGCACCCTCGCCGAGCAGGGCTTCCACGTCGTGGTCGGCGCCCGCCGGCTGGACCGTCTCGAGAAGCTCGCCGACGAGATCGGCGGCACCGCCATCGAACTGGACGTCACCGACGAGGACTCGGTGGCGGCTCTCGGCGCGGTGCTGCCGCGGGTGGACGTGCTGGTGAACAACGCGGGTGGCGCCAAGGGGCTGGCCACGGTGCTCGAGGCGGACCTCGACGACTGGCGCTGGATGTGGGAGACGAACGTGCTGGGCACGCTGCGGGTCACCAAGGCCCTACTGCCCAAGTTGATCGATTCCGGAGACGGACTGATCGTCACGGTCACCTCCGTGGCGGCGTTCTCCGCCTACGACAACGGCTCCGGGTACACGTCGGCCAAGCACGCCCAGGCCGTCCTCCATCGCACCCTGCGCGGGGAGCTTCTCGGTAAGCCGGTGCGGCTCACCGAGATCGCGCCGGGCGCGGTGGAGACGGAGTTCTCCCTGGTTCGCTTCGACGGCGACCAGGATCGCGCCGACAAGGTGTACGAGGGGATCGACCCGCTGGTCGCGGACGACATCGCCGAGATCATCGGATTCGTCGCGTCCCGGCCGCCGCACGTCAACCTGGACCAGATCATCGTCAAGCCGCGCGATCAAGCCGATCCGGGCCGGTTCCACCGGCATTGA
- a CDS encoding DUF4352 domain-containing protein — MTQPPGQMPQQPWTPQPGAVPQPTPSRKRKKWPWVVGTLAALVIVSAIAGGGDSDDTPRTASDPAPADAAAPAAPADAAPVVADPQPGPAAPGLHTPVRDGKFEFVVTDVQTGLAQVGDNPYLIEKAQGQFVVVTMTVHNISGEPKGLSPSDQDLYDEAGRTFTANTMAGISLGSDVAVWDRINPGNTVTMQVVFDMPVDAIPAEIELHDSMFSGGTRVALR; from the coding sequence ATGACCCAGCCCCCGGGGCAGATGCCCCAGCAGCCGTGGACGCCTCAGCCGGGCGCCGTCCCGCAGCCGACTCCGTCGCGCAAACGCAAGAAGTGGCCGTGGGTGGTCGGCACGCTCGCGGCACTGGTGATCGTCTCGGCGATCGCCGGCGGCGGGGATTCCGACGACACTCCGCGCACCGCCAGCGATCCGGCTCCCGCGGACGCTGCGGCTCCTGCGGCCCCCGCGGACGCCGCTCCCGTCGTCGCCGATCCGCAGCCCGGCCCCGCCGCGCCGGGGCTGCACACCCCGGTTCGTGACGGCAAGTTCGAGTTCGTCGTCACCGATGTGCAGACGGGACTCGCGCAGGTCGGGGACAACCCGTACCTCATCGAGAAGGCGCAGGGCCAGTTCGTCGTCGTCACGATGACGGTGCACAACATCTCCGGCGAACCGAAGGGTCTGAGTCCGAGCGACCAGGACCTGTACGACGAGGCGGGACGCACGTTCACCGCCAACACGATGGCGGGCATCAGCCTCGGTTCCGACGTCGCGGTGTGGGACCGGATCAACCCCGGAAACACCGTCACGATGCAGGTCGTGTTCGACATGCCCGTCGACGCGATCCCCGCCGAAATCGAACTCCACGACTCCATGTTCTCCGGCGGAACCCGCGTCGCACTCCGCTGA
- a CDS encoding TauD/TfdA dioxygenase family protein, with the protein MSASLAAAPATTSATPVTTPSVVKLGAHIGARIDGVRLSGNLDEQVVSSIRTALLTHKVVFFHGQDHLTDDEQYAFAELLGSPTTAHPTVTSRGTRVLPIDSDFGKANSWHTDVTFVDRIPKASILRAIELPSYGGTTTWASGVAAYNALPEPLRLLAENLWATHTNVYDYAATSAERATDAKTSEYRAEFQSTYFETEHPVVRVHPETGERTLLLGHFVKSLVGLSSSQSQALFKVLQDHAVSLEYTTRWSWQPGDVAIWDNRATQHYAVADYDDQHRRLHRITLAGDVPVSVNGEQSRSIAGDASEYSVIDEPVGV; encoded by the coding sequence ATGTCCGCATCACTCGCCGCAGCACCCGCCACGACGTCCGCCACCCCCGTGACCACCCCGAGCGTGGTCAAGCTCGGCGCGCACATCGGTGCCCGGATCGACGGAGTCCGTCTGTCCGGCAACCTCGACGAGCAGGTCGTGTCGTCGATTCGCACTGCGCTGCTCACCCACAAGGTGGTGTTCTTCCATGGTCAAGATCACCTGACCGACGACGAGCAGTACGCGTTCGCCGAGTTGCTCGGCAGCCCCACCACCGCACACCCGACCGTCACCTCCCGGGGCACCCGCGTGCTGCCGATCGACTCCGATTTCGGCAAGGCCAACAGCTGGCACACCGACGTCACCTTCGTCGACCGAATCCCGAAGGCATCGATCCTGCGCGCGATCGAGCTGCCCTCGTACGGCGGCACCACCACGTGGGCGTCCGGGGTCGCGGCCTACAACGCGCTCCCCGAGCCGCTCCGGCTGCTCGCCGAGAACCTGTGGGCCACACACACCAATGTCTACGACTACGCGGCGACGAGCGCCGAACGCGCCACGGACGCGAAGACCAGCGAGTACCGCGCCGAGTTCCAGTCCACCTACTTCGAGACCGAGCACCCCGTCGTGCGCGTGCATCCCGAGACCGGCGAGCGCACCCTGCTGCTGGGCCACTTCGTGAAGAGCCTGGTGGGCCTCAGCAGCTCACAGTCCCAGGCACTGTTCAAGGTCCTCCAGGACCATGCCGTCTCGCTCGAGTACACCACCCGGTGGAGCTGGCAGCCCGGTGACGTCGCGATCTGGGACAACCGTGCCACCCAGCACTACGCGGTCGCGGACTACGACGACCAGCACCGCCGGCTGCACCGGATCACCCTCGCCGGCGACGTCCCGGTGAGCGTGAACGGTGAGCAGAGCCGTTCGATCGCCGGCGACGCGAGCGAGTACTCGGTGATCGACGAGCCGGTAGGTGTCTGA
- a CDS encoding TPR repeat region-containing protein — protein sequence MTLTRSQINAWNPATLSDVADAWIHVGTTVEDLFTRYVDAVTRVGDSYWEGATAEAAQNRANADRKTAVVVVDALEALADRARQGFHEVEAPLSRARTAIMEAEAEQFSVSDELSVTDLVHGPSPERDTARAEWQEYIRTAAQDAARADEAVRADLAAARDGLRATFTSAATLGADQGRSDAAALTNNPGDLSPEAVQRLVEAGELSPEQLSSLSEGAATTVPASHMEYLNQISRSLDGKSPSEIEEIFEQLPPDARTGLANSLQLVSNPNITASVEGDAEVPTHGGIELLPDQIRQSLERDDLVVREMKIGSGYPLPSVELNGVADNQAVARIAGAADSDYKAGSDLNTGLMEVGRQYLDAQVAHEQNPDHKFEYFTVDGRGGENPAVTEEIFAAVGDDKIAVQQAFTDPDHGKDFVSDLFTKNWTDDGSAASTLFRFDDADAFVENPDDPRDVARATRTGEIMSAVAESVSTDQAWQLMSNVPESGGQSVGDLNPELLRTVSESMSPYASDLAGADPADRPGFDLARRGEDGEVTRWADPHSNSTMAGSVRVVSLLNTDEQAGALFNSAAMGEILAQEGMYAAEPAGPNSGSHLATAGKLMALVDSGAENALQSRYDNDADRAQAVYDRKSSAYEALTGLGTLGIGKLPGGEYINQMVGLSGDSLKDSLIGTRPGEAPTAVVQTPDYSAHYHAILMQSPELPESYREAHPWAFDVDGSLRQYHEVQDESLDSLSLVGSGYATMFSGLGNHSVLTLESEYNRVRNER from the coding sequence ATGACGCTCACCCGCAGCCAGATCAACGCCTGGAACCCCGCTACACTCTCCGACGTCGCCGACGCCTGGATACACGTGGGCACCACGGTCGAGGACCTGTTCACCCGCTACGTCGATGCAGTGACACGGGTGGGCGACTCGTATTGGGAAGGTGCCACAGCCGAGGCCGCGCAGAATCGCGCGAATGCCGATCGGAAGACCGCCGTGGTCGTCGTCGATGCACTCGAGGCCCTCGCGGACCGCGCGCGGCAGGGTTTCCACGAGGTGGAGGCGCCGTTGTCGCGTGCCCGCACCGCGATCATGGAAGCTGAGGCCGAGCAGTTCAGCGTCTCGGACGAATTGTCGGTCACGGACCTCGTCCACGGCCCCTCCCCCGAACGGGACACCGCCCGAGCCGAATGGCAGGAATACATTCGTACTGCCGCCCAGGATGCGGCGCGGGCGGACGAGGCGGTGCGTGCCGACCTGGCTGCGGCCCGGGACGGGCTCCGCGCGACGTTCACCTCGGCCGCCACTCTCGGCGCCGATCAGGGCAGGTCCGATGCCGCTGCTCTCACGAACAACCCTGGCGACCTCAGCCCGGAAGCAGTTCAACGCCTGGTCGAAGCCGGGGAATTGAGTCCCGAACAACTCAGCTCCCTCTCCGAGGGAGCCGCAACAACGGTGCCCGCCTCACACATGGAGTACCTGAACCAGATCAGCCGATCTCTCGACGGCAAGAGCCCCAGCGAGATCGAGGAGATCTTCGAACAGCTCCCGCCGGATGCCCGGACGGGATTGGCGAACTCGCTTCAACTCGTGTCCAACCCGAACATCACCGCATCGGTGGAGGGTGATGCCGAGGTCCCCACACATGGTGGAATAGAACTGCTCCCCGATCAGATTCGCCAATCGCTGGAACGTGACGATCTTGTTGTGCGCGAGATGAAGATCGGCAGCGGCTACCCACTTCCGAGTGTCGAACTCAACGGTGTGGCCGACAATCAGGCCGTCGCCCGTATCGCCGGAGCCGCGGACAGCGACTACAAGGCCGGCAGCGACCTGAATACCGGCCTGATGGAGGTGGGTCGCCAGTATCTGGATGCGCAAGTCGCGCACGAACAGAATCCCGACCACAAGTTCGAGTACTTCACCGTCGACGGCAGAGGCGGCGAGAACCCGGCCGTCACCGAGGAGATCTTCGCTGCCGTCGGGGACGACAAGATCGCCGTTCAACAGGCCTTCACCGACCCGGACCACGGGAAGGACTTCGTCTCCGATCTGTTCACCAAGAACTGGACCGACGACGGATCGGCGGCCTCCACGCTGTTCCGGTTCGACGATGCAGACGCCTTCGTGGAGAACCCCGACGATCCCCGCGACGTCGCCCGTGCCACTCGCACCGGCGAAATCATGTCCGCCGTCGCCGAATCCGTCAGCACAGACCAGGCCTGGCAGCTCATGTCGAACGTCCCGGAATCCGGTGGACAGTCCGTCGGCGATCTCAACCCCGAACTACTGCGGACTGTTTCGGAAAGCATGAGCCCCTACGCGTCCGACCTGGCCGGTGCCGATCCGGCCGACCGGCCGGGCTTCGACCTCGCACGACGAGGCGAGGACGGCGAGGTGACCCGGTGGGCCGATCCCCACAGCAACAGCACGATGGCGGGTTCCGTCCGAGTGGTCTCGCTCCTGAACACGGACGAGCAGGCCGGTGCCCTGTTCAACAGCGCGGCAATGGGCGAGATCCTGGCACAGGAAGGCATGTACGCGGCCGAGCCGGCCGGACCCAACTCCGGCAGCCACCTCGCGACGGCCGGCAAACTCATGGCCCTGGTCGACTCCGGAGCCGAGAACGCACTGCAGAGCCGATACGACAACGACGCCGATCGGGCCCAGGCCGTGTATGACCGGAAATCGAGTGCCTACGAGGCGTTGACGGGGCTGGGAACCCTCGGGATCGGCAAGCTCCCCGGCGGTGAGTACATCAACCAGATGGTCGGGCTCAGCGGCGATTCGTTGAAGGACTCCCTCATCGGCACCCGCCCCGGAGAGGCACCTACCGCGGTCGTCCAGACCCCTGACTACTCGGCGCACTATCACGCAATCCTGATGCAATCGCCGGAACTTCCGGAAAGTTACCGAGAGGCGCATCCGTGGGCCTTCGACGTGGACGGGAGCCTTCGCCAGTATCACGAAGTGCAAGATGAGTCGCTCGACAGTCTCAGTCTTGTCGGCAGTGGATACGCAACGATGTTCTCCGGCTTGGGAAACCACTCCGTGCTCACCCTGGAAAGCGAGTACAACCGTGTCCGCAATGAGCGGTAG
- a CDS encoding AAA family ATPase, translating into MTTDFVQSLEEHLASEPDTVRRAIEVIGQILTGAGGRRDTAESFVSRSLAAPLHELATHEVDLTATTELTVGAVLADLIESHRPLTGPGELDDPPSWRKLELGGSAVSIPTSISAAFPAGSLAPVDLVVRVSESYQHDRSVLRVYARADDRRHAAAVADTITRRADTERNFLRGRVLLASCGSVLRLELGSLCEVDRCGLVLPDEVWRELDTNIAAVTSRAELMRSLGLGTRRGILLAGPPGVGKSAVTRTIAAELLGAFTVIVVDADAGASRLREIYRETRKLGPTVVILDDIDLYIGNRSRGSGGPSLAGLLAVLDGVEKYDDVLTLATTNDPGALDSAATRASRFDSVVHLGYPGRESAVRILEVFTRPLGVEIDCGAVLEGLDGDVSGADLRDMVSRAVLEHGSELTTASFREVVRAGRWKVAELTGQYL; encoded by the coding sequence ATGACAACAGATTTCGTACAGTCTCTCGAGGAGCACCTCGCTTCCGAGCCCGATACCGTTCGCCGCGCCATCGAGGTGATCGGTCAGATCCTCACCGGTGCGGGCGGTCGGCGAGACACCGCCGAGTCGTTCGTCTCACGCAGCCTGGCTGCACCTCTACACGAACTGGCTACTCACGAAGTCGATCTCACCGCTACCACCGAGCTGACCGTCGGTGCCGTGCTGGCCGATCTGATCGAGAGTCATCGACCGCTCACGGGGCCGGGCGAGCTCGACGACCCGCCCTCCTGGCGCAAGCTCGAGCTCGGCGGTTCGGCGGTGTCGATCCCGACATCGATTTCCGCGGCGTTTCCTGCGGGATCGCTCGCGCCGGTCGACCTCGTGGTGCGGGTGAGCGAGTCCTACCAGCACGATCGCAGTGTCCTTCGCGTCTATGCGCGCGCCGACGATCGACGTCATGCGGCGGCGGTCGCCGACACGATCACGCGGCGGGCCGACACCGAACGCAACTTCCTGCGTGGTCGCGTCCTGCTGGCGTCGTGTGGTTCTGTGCTTCGGTTGGAACTCGGGAGTCTCTGTGAGGTGGACCGTTGCGGTCTCGTTCTCCCGGACGAGGTGTGGCGTGAACTCGACACCAATATCGCGGCCGTGACGTCACGGGCGGAGTTGATGCGCAGTCTCGGGCTGGGTACCCGGCGCGGCATCTTGTTGGCCGGGCCGCCCGGTGTCGGTAAGAGTGCGGTGACGCGCACGATCGCGGCCGAGTTGCTCGGCGCGTTCACCGTGATCGTGGTCGACGCCGATGCCGGGGCGTCCCGATTACGGGAGATCTACCGGGAAACACGCAAGCTCGGTCCCACGGTCGTCATTCTCGACGACATCGATCTCTATATCGGTAACCGTTCGCGAGGTTCGGGCGGGCCTTCTCTGGCCGGCCTGCTCGCGGTTCTGGACGGGGTCGAGAAGTACGACGACGTTCTCACTCTGGCGACGACGAACGATCCCGGTGCCCTCGACAGTGCGGCAACGCGTGCGTCCCGGTTCGATTCTGTCGTGCATCTCGGCTATCCCGGTCGTGAGTCCGCGGTGCGGATTCTCGAGGTGTTCACCCGGCCCTTGGGTGTGGAGATCGATTGCGGTGCGGTGCTCGAAGGGCTCGATGGTGATGTTTCGGGTGCGGATCTGCGGGACATGGTGAGCCGTGCGGTTCTCGAGCACGGGTCGGAACTGACCACAGCCAGTTTCCGGGAGGTTGTGCGGGCAGGTCGGTGGAAGGTCGCCGAACTGACCGGCCAGTATCTGTAG
- a CDS encoding DUF3558 family protein, with protein MTHSRTLAAVGALGLLTVTALTACGTDTDSPTATTTSTAPIPITYHPCDDLSFDALAQVGFDLEHDRTDRQNPISHGCTFAHIDPGYGATFSARGMTFDSVLADERLVEYNRTTINGRDVSIAEFTGGSNCFATMDIEPGIFQLSVTYSPTSDRPDEDVTTPEQACGEAERILTALAPHLPDRL; from the coding sequence GTGACCCACTCGCGCACCCTCGCCGCCGTCGGCGCACTCGGCCTCCTCACCGTCACCGCACTCACCGCCTGCGGCACCGATACCGACTCGCCCACCGCCACAACCACCAGCACGGCACCGATCCCGATCACCTACCACCCCTGCGACGACCTCTCCTTCGACGCACTCGCACAGGTCGGGTTCGACCTCGAGCACGACCGCACCGACCGACAGAACCCGATCTCACACGGGTGCACCTTCGCCCACATCGACCCCGGCTACGGCGCCACCTTCTCCGCCAGAGGAATGACCTTCGACAGCGTCCTCGCCGACGAACGACTCGTCGAATACAACCGCACCACCATCAACGGACGCGACGTGTCCATCGCCGAATTCACCGGCGGCTCCAACTGCTTCGCCACCATGGACATCGAACCCGGAATCTTCCAACTCTCCGTCACCTACTCCCCCACGTCGGATCGCCCCGACGAAGACGTCACCACACCCGAACAAGCCTGCGGTGAAGCCGAACGCATCCTCACCGCACTCGCACCCCACCTCCCCGACCGGCTCTAG
- a CDS encoding DUF3558 domain-containing protein, whose protein sequence is MKVRIRSVLVLLLAAAFVAACGQGDSDPADPAATGAESTTRAPRFTDQSDRPLVTYDPCLDIPESAIEEAGLDPLSKSEQDFPGDDRTFLGCTYITRRVVGVNILSTNSMLDEYIAKEAGTGQVQELTLDGRRAALLPSVNSSPACALNVETEFGYIVVTRNIFDSHPPRDQWCDGIEDMMRIFLRYLPEGA, encoded by the coding sequence GTGAAGGTAAGAATTCGCTCTGTCCTCGTCCTGCTCCTCGCGGCCGCATTCGTGGCAGCATGTGGACAGGGCGACTCCGACCCAGCCGATCCCGCAGCGACTGGGGCCGAGTCGACCACCCGAGCACCTCGGTTCACCGATCAGAGCGACCGACCGCTGGTCACCTACGATCCATGCCTCGATATCCCCGAATCCGCAATCGAGGAAGCTGGACTCGACCCCCTGAGCAAGAGTGAGCAGGACTTTCCGGGCGACGATCGCACCTTCCTGGGGTGCACGTACATCACCCGCCGCGTGGTCGGAGTCAACATACTCTCCACGAACTCGATGCTCGACGAGTACATCGCCAAGGAAGCCGGCACCGGCCAGGTTCAGGAGCTCACTCTGGACGGCCGTCGAGCCGCCCTCCTCCCGAGTGTCAACAGCTCGCCTGCGTGCGCGCTCAATGTCGAGACCGAGTTCGGCTACATCGTTGTCACCAGGAATATCTTCGACTCCCATCCGCCCCGCGACCAGTGGTGCGACGGGATCGAGGACATGATGCGCATCTTCCTGCGCTACCTGCCCGAAGGGGCGTAG